The following are from one region of the Bacillus methanolicus MGA3 genome:
- a CDS encoding NAD(P)-dependent oxidoreductase produces the protein MITSDNTVVGFIGLGVMGKSMAGHILKSGYPLVVYTRTKDKAEELLEKGAEWADSPKEVAKKANIIITIVGYPSDVEEVYLGEKGIIHHAREGSYLIDMTTSTPTLAVKIYNEAKKKGLKALDAPVSGGDIGARDGKLSIMVGGEYEDFLAVEPILSLLGTNIVYQGSAGSGQHTKMCNQIAIASNMIGVCEAMAYAEKAGLNPKNVLKSIASGAAGSWSLSNLAPRMIEGDFEPGFYIKHFIKDMNIALEEAEKIGLEAPGLSLAKSLYSRLAEKGEENSGTQALYKYYNGEETV, from the coding sequence TTGATAACTTCTGATAATACTGTAGTTGGCTTTATTGGTCTTGGTGTCATGGGTAAAAGTATGGCAGGGCATATTCTAAAGAGCGGTTATCCGCTTGTGGTATATACACGAACAAAGGATAAAGCAGAAGAACTTTTGGAAAAAGGTGCTGAATGGGCTGATTCCCCAAAAGAAGTTGCGAAGAAAGCTAATATCATAATAACGATTGTAGGATACCCGTCTGATGTGGAAGAAGTTTATCTTGGAGAAAAAGGAATCATTCATCATGCAAGAGAAGGAAGCTATCTCATTGATATGACGACATCAACTCCCACACTTGCAGTGAAAATTTATAATGAAGCGAAAAAGAAAGGATTAAAAGCACTCGATGCCCCAGTATCTGGCGGTGATATAGGCGCCAGGGATGGGAAGCTTTCTATCATGGTCGGGGGAGAATATGAAGACTTTTTGGCTGTTGAACCAATTTTGAGCCTTCTTGGAACTAATATAGTATACCAAGGAAGTGCCGGCTCAGGTCAACACACAAAAATGTGCAATCAAATTGCCATTGCTTCAAACATGATCGGTGTATGTGAAGCAATGGCATATGCAGAAAAAGCAGGATTGAATCCAAAGAATGTGCTAAAAAGCATTGCTTCAGGTGCAGCAGGCAGCTGGTCTCTTTCTAATCTCGCGCCAAGAATGATTGAAGGAGATTTTGAACCCGGCTTTTACATAAAGCATTTTATTAAAGATATGAATATTGCCCTGGAAGAAGCGGAAAAGATCGGCCTTGAAGCACCGGGTTTATCCCTGGCAAAATCGCTTTATTCCCGATTAGCTGAAAAGGGAGAAGAAAACAGCGGCACTCAAGCACTTTATAAGTATTATAATGGGGAAGAAACTGTATAA
- a CDS encoding aminotransferase A has protein sequence MEHLINARASNIEISGIRKFFNMVAETEGIISLTIGQPDFPTPEHVKAAGIKAIHDDFTTYTHNAGMIDLRKAAAEYYLKKYDVDYDPDSEVIITAGASEAIDITFRTILDWDTEVILPGPVYPGYEPIIRLCGANPVYADTTTNNFKMTADIINSYITNKTRCIVLPYPSNPTGISLSEKELYEISELLRDKDIFVLADEIYSELVYERPHTSIAKFLKEKTIVINGLSKSHSMTGWRIGMLFATNNIAKHILKVHQYNITCATSISQKAALEALTVGFDDALPMRAEYKKRRDYVYNRLTKMGFDVVKPEGAFYFFVKIPVSGMKSFDFALSLAHEAKVAVVPGSAFSHLGEGYFRLSFAYSMEILEEGLNRIENYLISK, from the coding sequence GTGGAACATTTAATAAATGCAAGAGCATCAAACATCGAGATTTCAGGGATTCGAAAATTTTTTAATATGGTTGCCGAAACAGAAGGAATCATTTCTTTAACAATCGGTCAACCTGATTTTCCGACCCCAGAGCACGTGAAAGCTGCCGGAATAAAAGCGATTCATGATGACTTTACAACGTATACTCATAACGCGGGCATGATTGATCTAAGAAAAGCAGCTGCAGAATATTATTTGAAAAAATACGATGTTGATTATGATCCCGATTCCGAGGTGATCATCACTGCAGGAGCAAGTGAGGCCATTGACATTACTTTCAGAACCATATTAGACTGGGACACAGAAGTTATTTTGCCGGGACCTGTTTATCCAGGTTACGAGCCAATTATTCGCCTTTGCGGAGCAAATCCTGTTTACGCCGATACGACGACAAATAATTTCAAAATGACGGCAGATATTATAAATTCATACATAACAAATAAAACACGATGCATCGTATTGCCTTATCCATCCAATCCTACTGGAATCAGCCTATCGGAAAAAGAATTATACGAAATTTCAGAGTTATTGCGTGATAAGGATATTTTTGTCCTTGCTGATGAAATTTACAGTGAACTTGTTTATGAAAGGCCGCATACCTCGATTGCAAAATTCTTAAAAGAAAAAACGATTGTAATTAACGGGTTGTCAAAATCGCACTCCATGACAGGTTGGAGAATTGGGATGCTGTTTGCAACAAATAATATTGCAAAACATATTTTAAAAGTTCACCAATATAATATTACTTGCGCTACTTCTATATCACAAAAAGCTGCATTAGAGGCACTGACTGTGGGTTTTGATGATGCGCTGCCAATGAGAGCCGAGTATAAAAAAAGGCGCGATTACGTTTACAACCGACTTACAAAAATGGGATTTGATGTTGTAAAACCGGAAGGCGCTTTTTATTTCTTTGTGAAAATTCCTGTTTCCGGTATGAAATCTTTTGATTTTGCATTATCGCTTGCACATGAAGCAAAAGTAGCTGTCGTCCCAGGAAGCGCGTTTTCTCATTTAGGAGAAGGGTACTTCCGACTTTCCTTTGCTTATTCAATGGAGATTTTGGAAGAAGGACTTAATAGGATTGAAAACTATTTAATCAGCAAATAA
- a CDS encoding RDD family protein — MDSILEQQHYEEKKEYGGFWIRFAAYLIDSIIVVIPLGILSTIIFVIFFGASGAFDAAMNDPNYLEQDLTDAEAVAIFGGYLVAIFVNFAVAVLYFAGLHASKWQATIGKKLLGLKVTDMDGNRISFWRAFGRYLAMTFLSSIFMIGYIIAAFTEKKQALHDLIARTIVVKQ, encoded by the coding sequence ATGGATTCAATTTTAGAACAACAGCATTATGAGGAGAAAAAGGAATACGGAGGTTTTTGGATCCGTTTTGCTGCTTATTTGATTGACAGTATTATTGTAGTGATCCCTCTAGGTATTTTATCAACTATTATTTTTGTGATCTTTTTTGGGGCATCCGGCGCATTTGATGCGGCAATGAATGATCCAAACTATTTGGAACAGGATTTGACTGATGCAGAAGCAGTTGCTATTTTTGGCGGCTATCTAGTTGCCATTTTTGTTAACTTTGCTGTAGCTGTCTTATACTTTGCAGGTCTGCATGCGTCGAAATGGCAGGCGACGATTGGAAAAAAATTGCTCGGTCTAAAAGTAACTGATATGGATGGAAACAGGATTTCTTTCTGGCGAGCTTTCGGACGCTATTTAGCAATGACGTTTTTATCATCAATTTTCATGATTGGTTACATAATTGCCGCTTTTACAGAGAAAAAGCAAGCTCTACATGATTTAATTGCCCGAACAATTGTTGTAAAACAATAA
- a CDS encoding MFS transporter, with protein MGSLEKYSDEVKKRLNQWGLYFSLPVLSWAFYDFANTIFSSNINTIFFPFYLKEVIGKNEILNQIASTFVSYSNAVASFFLVLFSPLFGVMIDRTGRKKKYIVIFTLIAVASTLLMGVFGGGKLSGEWFGLPVSFSLVILFFVIAKFFYHSSLVFYDSMISDLARKEDIPLISGFGVAVGYIGTLVGLTVYPFVGDDGFHEAFIPTGLLFLLFSLPLFFFVKDKPYPEQKKESFLSGYKEIYHTFKEMRLYKSVFLFMIAYFFLNDAIATAIAIMAVYAKAIVGFTTGKFILLYLVSTVSSIIGSFVFGYITKAKGANKSIMYVGSLLFVALLIATIALDEGMFWVSGSMFGIALGSMWVTTRTYIVELTPEDKRGQFFGLFAFSGKVSSIIGPFLYGTITLIFADFGNLASRLAIGSLMILRMIGLWFHKKIPKEEKPSKWFGKIND; from the coding sequence GTGGGATCGCTTGAAAAATATTCTGACGAAGTAAAAAAACGTTTGAATCAGTGGGGCCTCTATTTTTCTTTGCCGGTTTTATCGTGGGCATTTTATGACTTTGCCAATACAATTTTTTCATCGAATATAAATACAATCTTTTTTCCGTTTTATTTGAAGGAAGTAATCGGTAAAAATGAGATTCTAAATCAAATCGCAAGCACTTTTGTATCATATTCGAACGCAGTTGCAAGCTTTTTTCTAGTTCTTTTTTCTCCTTTATTTGGGGTTATGATTGATCGAACCGGACGAAAGAAGAAATATATCGTAATTTTTACATTAATAGCAGTGGCTTCTACATTATTAATGGGAGTATTCGGAGGCGGTAAGCTATCAGGGGAATGGTTCGGACTTCCGGTTTCATTTTCTCTTGTGATTTTGTTTTTTGTTATTGCAAAATTCTTTTATCATTCGAGCCTTGTTTTTTATGATTCGATGATTTCTGATTTAGCAAGGAAAGAGGATATTCCGCTTATTTCCGGATTTGGGGTTGCTGTCGGGTATATTGGTACACTTGTTGGTTTGACTGTTTATCCATTCGTTGGGGATGATGGTTTTCATGAAGCATTTATTCCGACAGGGCTTTTATTCTTATTGTTTTCGCTGCCGCTGTTTTTCTTTGTAAAAGATAAGCCTTATCCTGAGCAAAAAAAGGAGTCTTTTTTGTCAGGATATAAGGAAATCTATCATACATTTAAAGAAATGCGGTTATATAAGTCTGTTTTTCTTTTTATGATTGCCTATTTCTTTTTAAATGATGCCATTGCGACCGCCATCGCCATTATGGCTGTGTATGCAAAAGCGATTGTAGGCTTTACGACTGGAAAGTTTATCTTACTGTACTTAGTCTCAACAGTTTCGAGTATTATTGGCTCATTTGTTTTCGGCTATATAACGAAAGCGAAAGGTGCAAACAAATCGATTATGTATGTAGGGAGCCTTTTGTTCGTAGCACTATTGATCGCAACAATTGCTTTAGATGAGGGAATGTTTTGGGTTTCGGGAAGCATGTTTGGGATTGCGCTCGGTTCCATGTGGGTTACAACGAGGACGTATATTGTTGAATTGACTCCGGAAGATAAGAGGGGACAATTTTTCGGGCTATTTGCTTTTTCTGGGAAAGTCTCGTCCATTATTGGACCTTTCTTGTACGGAACGATCACCCTTATTTTTGCTGATTTTGGCAACCTAGCTAGCAGGCTGGCCATCGGCTCGTTGATGATTTTGAGGATGATCGGTTTGTGGTTCCATAAAAAAATTCCAAAAGAAGAAAAACCTAGTAAATGGTTCGGCAAGATAAATGATTAA
- a CDS encoding chemotaxis protein produces MEYKKGILLESGTNELEIVEFGIGRNKFGINVIKVKEIIKPAPVNPVPHAHKHVEGIIELRGEILPVVDVAQTLGFPPSEHPEQDKFIVAEFNKQKIVFHVHNVTQIHRISWDQIEKPSEMYQGANSQIIGVIKLNGEMILLLDFEKIVLDINPELGINVQQVKKLGKRERSNKRLLVAEDSPMLRKLLQDTLTEAGFEMIEFFENGRDALQYLDKLVQSGKDITKEIQLIITDIEMPQMDGHHLTKRIKTHPELSKVPVIIFSSLITEDLRYKGQMVGADAQVSKPDIAELVLLIDQYVL; encoded by the coding sequence ATGGAGTACAAAAAAGGGATTTTATTGGAAAGCGGAACGAATGAACTGGAAATTGTTGAATTTGGAATCGGAAGGAATAAATTTGGCATAAATGTTATTAAAGTAAAGGAGATCATAAAACCGGCGCCAGTTAATCCAGTGCCCCATGCACATAAACATGTTGAAGGTATTATCGAGTTAAGAGGAGAGATTTTGCCTGTTGTGGACGTAGCACAAACCCTCGGTTTCCCGCCTTCAGAACATCCGGAACAAGATAAGTTTATCGTTGCTGAATTTAACAAACAAAAAATTGTTTTCCATGTACATAACGTAACGCAAATTCACAGAATATCCTGGGATCAAATTGAAAAGCCGTCCGAAATGTACCAAGGGGCTAATAGCCAGATTATTGGAGTCATCAAGCTGAATGGTGAAATGATTCTTTTGCTTGATTTTGAAAAAATCGTTTTAGATATCAATCCGGAATTAGGTATCAATGTCCAGCAAGTTAAGAAGTTAGGGAAAAGGGAACGCTCTAATAAGCGGCTTCTTGTAGCAGAAGATTCTCCTATGTTAAGGAAATTACTACAAGATACATTAACAGAAGCCGGTTTTGAAATGATTGAGTTTTTTGAGAACGGCCGGGATGCCTTGCAATATTTAGATAAACTTGTTCAGTCCGGGAAGGATATTACCAAGGAAATTCAATTGATTATCACGGATATTGAAATGCCCCAAATGGACGGGCATCACCTGACAAAACGGATTAAAACGCATCCTGAGCTATCAAAGGTGCCGGTAATCATTTTCTCATCTTTAATTACAGAAGATCTTCGATATAAGGGACAAATGGTTGGAGCAGATGCACAAGTTAGTAAACCAGATATAGCGGAACTGGTATTATTGATCGATCAATACGTATTGTGA
- a CDS encoding YkyB family protein, with translation MKGAYHLNRKNRSHPPLHSTVENLAQAIFTVNRHAKTAPNPKYLYKLKHEALKKMISEGKAKKVGLHFSQNPKLCQQQSAVLVVCGNYSFHIPPSKNDMKLLPHLGHLNQNVRNPKSRLSLNQAKKLLQSYTGLKEINTEPNNKTRSYQKPVFKKLGESY, from the coding sequence ATGAAAGGAGCTTATCATTTGAACAGGAAAAACAGAAGTCATCCTCCATTACATTCAACAGTTGAAAACCTCGCACAAGCCATTTTTACCGTAAACCGTCATGCAAAAACTGCCCCAAACCCAAAATATTTATATAAACTCAAACATGAGGCTTTAAAAAAGATGATATCAGAAGGTAAAGCAAAAAAAGTCGGACTCCATTTTTCACAAAACCCAAAACTGTGTCAACAGCAGTCAGCAGTCCTTGTTGTTTGCGGTAATTATTCCTTTCATATTCCACCGTCCAAAAATGACATGAAATTACTACCACACTTGGGACATTTAAACCAAAACGTCCGCAACCCAAAATCCCGCCTATCTTTAAATCAGGCAAAAAAGCTATTGCAGTCTTATACGGGCTTAAAAGAAATCAATACAGAACCGAATAATAAAACCCGCAGCTATCAAAAACCGGTCTTTAAAAAACTTGGAGAAAGTTATTGA
- a CDS encoding EAL domain-containing protein: MKKQLQNIMTTEMEKEITTSEQRYRSIVDHNLDGIFLIDLSGKIMEVNPAGYKLIGHTKNQLENRSIFDFVAEKDFNVFKALLEKTQEGYALESLDCRFIHKKGHYLTGHIKTVPMVIHSEIMGIYVIIRDISEQAKNAETIKYMAFHDQLTGLLNRRALLDDLDTAIKKYRNGSKEFALFSIDLDRFKYLNDTLGHLYGDEILKKVAERLSGLQKNNCRVYRQGGDEFIILLLDTTRQETDRFAQKLLMKFKDSFYLNSQEYYISPSIGISIFPNDGNDAETLIKNADEALYRVKEKGKAHYQFYRSDMNSKITNVLQLETHLRKAIERNELQLLYQPQVDLITGEISSFEALIRWNSSELGFISPGDFIPLAEDTGLIIPIGNWVVETACRQIKRWSELCDKPIRIAVNISTKQFQQPNLVGVIKRSIDQFEIPPSSIEIEITEGAMHDKEETIAILNRLKELGITISVDDFGTGYSSLNYLKQLPIDVLKIDQSFVRDVLVNEKDAAIITTIIHLGKSLGMEVIAEGVEEKKQADFLLKANCEKAQGFYFSKPLSAEEVEKRFLTKGKSSGS; this comes from the coding sequence ATGAAAAAGCAATTACAAAATATAATGACTACTGAGATGGAAAAAGAGATAACAACTAGCGAGCAGAGATACCGGTCAATTGTTGATCATAATCTAGATGGGATATTTTTAATAGACTTAAGCGGAAAAATAATGGAAGTGAATCCTGCAGGATACAAATTAATTGGTCATACAAAAAATCAGCTGGAAAATCGATCGATTTTTGATTTTGTTGCTGAGAAAGATTTTAATGTATTTAAAGCACTATTAGAAAAAACACAGGAAGGATATGCATTAGAGTCATTGGATTGCAGGTTTATACATAAAAAAGGCCATTACCTAACAGGCCATATTAAAACTGTTCCGATGGTCATTCACTCAGAAATTATGGGCATTTATGTCATTATCAGGGATATATCGGAACAAGCAAAAAACGCGGAGACCATTAAATATATGGCTTTTCATGACCAGCTAACAGGATTGTTAAACAGGCGTGCATTACTAGATGACCTTGATACAGCTATAAAAAAGTACAGGAACGGCAGCAAAGAGTTTGCGCTCTTTTCTATTGATTTAGATCGTTTTAAATACTTGAATGATACTTTAGGCCACCTTTATGGTGATGAAATCTTAAAAAAGGTTGCGGAACGCCTGTCTGGACTCCAAAAAAACAATTGCAGAGTATATCGTCAAGGAGGAGACGAGTTTATCATTTTGCTTCTTGATACAACAAGGCAAGAGACAGACCGTTTCGCTCAAAAATTGCTAATGAAGTTTAAGGACTCTTTTTATTTGAATTCACAGGAGTATTATATTTCTCCAAGTATTGGAATCAGTATATTTCCTAATGACGGCAATGATGCGGAGACATTAATAAAGAACGCGGATGAAGCATTATATCGGGTGAAAGAAAAGGGAAAAGCACATTATCAGTTTTACCGGTCTGATATGAATTCTAAGATAACAAATGTACTTCAGCTCGAAACCCATTTGCGAAAAGCAATTGAACGAAATGAACTGCAACTTTTATATCAGCCACAGGTGGACTTAATTACTGGTGAAATTAGCAGTTTTGAAGCATTGATACGATGGAACAGCTCTGAACTCGGCTTCATTTCGCCTGGAGATTTTATCCCTCTTGCGGAAGATACAGGTTTGATTATTCCGATCGGGAATTGGGTAGTTGAGACAGCTTGCCGGCAAATAAAAAGATGGTCAGAATTATGTGATAAACCGATTCGAATTGCTGTTAATATTTCAACGAAGCAATTTCAGCAGCCCAATCTAGTTGGAGTGATTAAGAGGTCGATTGATCAATTCGAGATTCCACCTTCATCAATTGAGATCGAAATAACAGAAGGGGCAATGCATGATAAGGAAGAAACGATTGCGATACTAAACCGATTAAAAGAATTAGGAATAACGATTTCTGTCGATGATTTTGGAACCGGATATTCATCGTTAAATTATTTAAAGCAATTACCGATTGATGTTCTGAAAATTGACCAGTCATTTGTGCGTGACGTACTCGTTAATGAAAAAGATGCTGCAATTATTACAACAATAATTCATCTAGGCAAAAGTCTTGGGATGGAGGTAATTGCTGAAGGTGTGGAGGAAAAAAAACAAGCTGATTTTTTACTAAAGGCAAATTGCGAGAAAGCACAGGGATTTTATTTCTCTAAGCCGCTGTCAGCTGAAGAAGTTGAAAAACGTTTTTTAACAAAAGGAAAAAGCAGCGGATCTTGA
- a CDS encoding metallophosphoesterase gives MSKKVTRRVFLKKMFSSFFVAIASGAGGYVYAREVEPKMLKIYNYTFRHRSIPRGFDGFKIVQFSDTHLGFQYNLTQFEKLISKINSLKPDIIFFTGDLMDNPNKFSETDKIAPLLSRLTAPFGKFSIYGNHDHGGYGSDIYMKIMEQSDFTILQNQSHEIRLLDGSKIYIAGIDDAMLGKPDISKAVSRIPKNAFTILLSHAPDLADAASSFNIHLQLSGHSHGGQVQIPFFGALITPPFAEKYIEGFYKIGNSKQLTLYVNRGLGTTRMPYRFLSLPELTVFTLSTDL, from the coding sequence ATGTCCAAGAAAGTAACTAGAAGAGTATTTCTTAAAAAAATGTTTTCGTCATTTTTTGTTGCAATAGCTTCGGGTGCGGGCGGATATGTTTATGCCCGGGAAGTGGAACCAAAAATGCTTAAAATATACAATTATACGTTTCGTCATCGTTCTATCCCTAGAGGATTCGACGGATTTAAAATTGTTCAGTTCAGTGACACCCATTTAGGTTTCCAGTATAATTTAACCCAGTTTGAGAAATTAATTTCGAAAATAAATTCCCTAAAGCCGGATATTATTTTTTTCACAGGCGATTTAATGGATAACCCAAATAAATTTTCCGAGACTGATAAAATTGCCCCATTATTAAGCCGCCTTACAGCCCCTTTTGGGAAATTTTCTATTTATGGAAACCATGATCATGGCGGGTATGGTTCAGACATCTATATGAAGATCATGGAACAATCAGATTTTACAATCCTTCAAAACCAATCACATGAAATTCGTTTGCTTGATGGCAGCAAAATATATATTGCCGGGATTGATGATGCTATGCTCGGAAAGCCTGACATAAGCAAAGCAGTTAGCAGGATCCCAAAGAATGCTTTTACGATCCTTCTTTCACATGCACCAGACTTGGCAGACGCGGCCTCTTCTTTCAATATCCACCTTCAATTAAGCGGCCACAGCCACGGTGGTCAAGTGCAAATCCCATTTTTTGGAGCACTGATCACACCTCCGTTCGCAGAAAAATATATTGAAGGATTTTACAAAATAGGGAATTCAAAGCAGTTAACACTCTATGTCAATAGAGGCCTTGGTACGACAAGAATGCCTTACCGATTCTTATCCCTGCCCGAACTGACTGTCTTCACTCTTTCAACAGATCTGTAA
- a CDS encoding C39 family peptidase, whose amino-acid sequence MKKIYIIGVLIPLLGFSNFENAEKQSMPFPTNYFVIEQKVHVQNLKNRELKQANILQKRLLNVPLIKQNPELKYGCEVTSLTMMLQYAGVKINKMELYRKIKKDPDPLVRSQTGDILQWGNPEVGFVGDMTGKNAGYAVFDRPMVDLINTYLPGRAKNLTNRPFEEILLHVSKGYPVVVWTTGDYNLPDMWESWHHGRQIIKTPLDLHVVVLVGYDSQSVYLNDPLSGKKQLKVNKNRFIGSWKALKQRAVSYE is encoded by the coding sequence ATGAAAAAAATTTATATCATTGGAGTCCTTATCCCGTTGCTCGGCTTCAGCAATTTTGAAAATGCAGAAAAACAAAGCATGCCTTTTCCTACGAATTATTTTGTTATAGAGCAGAAAGTTCACGTACAAAACTTAAAAAATAGAGAGCTAAAACAGGCAAATATTTTACAAAAACGATTGCTGAATGTACCTTTAATAAAGCAAAATCCGGAATTAAAATATGGGTGTGAAGTAACCAGTCTTACGATGATGCTGCAATATGCAGGAGTCAAGATAAACAAAATGGAACTGTACAGAAAAATAAAGAAGGATCCCGATCCTCTTGTACGGTCACAAACGGGGGATATTTTACAATGGGGGAACCCGGAAGTTGGCTTTGTTGGTGACATGACTGGCAAAAATGCAGGATATGCGGTGTTTGATAGGCCAATGGTAGATTTAATCAACACTTACCTGCCTGGAAGGGCCAAAAATTTAACCAATCGGCCATTTGAGGAAATCCTTTTACATGTGTCGAAAGGATATCCTGTTGTCGTTTGGACAACCGGAGACTATAATCTTCCGGACATGTGGGAGTCGTGGCACCACGGAAGACAAATCATTAAAACTCCCTTAGATTTACATGTTGTTGTTCTTGTTGGATATGATAGCCAATCTGTCTATTTGAACGATCCTCTATCCGGAAAAAAACAACTAAAGGTAAACAAAAATCGTTTCATTGGTTCATGGAAAGCTCTCAAACAAAGAGCAGTAAGTTATGAATAA
- a CDS encoding EAL domain-containing protein: MDALDILTDLDNVIPYFQPIFSADEHKVIGYEILGRYKSESEIISLGPFFHDHQIPEEYKLEVDNTVLSKALEKAISLDDDVLLFVNRDAELLMHDNGEQFLQLLLEYQQRGISLERIVLEISERNYEGKPNHLDHLLNYYKTFGLKIAIDKMGNDSSHLDRIGQLSPDILKVDLGALKSTNTGPSYQAILDSLSFLARKIGATLLFENIEMVYQLQFAWKNGGRFYQGFYLHKPHCEFISRDLLKEWLKKEFQKFISYEKRKLEALYNISENFQEKIQNLLHKFKKYENYTDLLYSLAKYLDEIAFRMYVCDEDGFQKSPNIFKKDKNWILQNEYLKKNWSWRPYFLENIIRMRNEKKGILSDLYSDIETGETIRTFSIPLNNQDFLFIDLSYNYLYEHEGLL; the protein is encoded by the coding sequence ATGGATGCATTGGATATATTAACAGATTTAGATAACGTGATTCCTTATTTTCAACCAATATTCAGTGCAGATGAACATAAAGTCATTGGTTATGAAATTTTAGGAAGATATAAAAGTGAGTCGGAAATTATTAGTCTTGGCCCTTTTTTTCATGACCATCAAATTCCTGAAGAATACAAGCTTGAAGTAGATAATACAGTATTATCGAAAGCATTGGAAAAAGCAATTTCACTGGATGATGATGTTTTATTGTTTGTAAACAGGGATGCAGAACTCTTAATGCATGATAATGGTGAGCAATTTCTTCAGCTGTTGCTTGAATATCAGCAAAGAGGAATATCACTGGAAAGAATCGTTCTCGAAATATCAGAACGAAATTACGAAGGCAAACCAAATCATCTAGACCATCTTTTGAATTATTATAAAACGTTCGGTTTAAAAATTGCGATTGATAAAATGGGAAATGACAGCAGCCATCTTGATCGAATTGGACAGTTGTCTCCGGACATTCTAAAAGTAGATCTTGGAGCATTAAAGTCAACAAATACTGGACCGTCTTACCAGGCTATTTTGGATTCATTGTCATTTTTAGCAAGAAAAATCGGTGCAACATTGCTTTTTGAAAATATCGAAATGGTTTATCAGCTGCAATTTGCATGGAAAAATGGGGGGCGTTTTTATCAAGGTTTTTATTTACATAAACCACATTGTGAATTTATTTCAAGGGATCTGCTAAAAGAATGGTTAAAAAAGGAATTCCAGAAGTTTATTTCATATGAAAAGAGGAAGCTAGAAGCATTATATAACATATCTGAGAATTTTCAGGAAAAAATTCAAAATTTGCTCCATAAATTTAAAAAATATGAAAATTATACCGATTTGCTTTATTCCCTTGCTAAATATTTGGATGAAATCGCTTTTAGGATGTATGTATGTGATGAAGACGGTTTTCAAAAATCACCTAATATTTTTAAAAAAGATAAAAACTGGATTTTGCAAAATGAATATTTGAAGAAAAATTGGAGCTGGCGTCCTTATTTTTTAGAAAATATAATTCGAATGCGGAATGAGAAAAAAGGAATTTTATCTGATTTATACAGTGACATTGAAACCGGGGAAACAATACGCACGTTTTCTATCCCTTTAAACAACCAGGATTTTCTTTTTATTGATTTATCATACAATTATTTGTATGAACATGAAGGATTGCTGTAG
- a CDS encoding glutaredoxin family protein, which yields MKKVTVYSQPDCPPCTVVKAFLQEYKVEYEEKDIKKDKRARDELINKYQSYSTPTVVIGEEIVTGFDLEKLRKLLNL from the coding sequence TTGAAAAAGGTAACTGTATATAGCCAGCCCGACTGTCCGCCTTGTACCGTTGTAAAAGCATTTTTGCAGGAATATAAGGTCGAATACGAAGAAAAAGATATAAAAAAAGACAAACGTGCGAGAGATGAGCTAATAAATAAATACCAATCATACTCTACTCCAACAGTTGTTATCGGCGAAGAAATTGTTACCGGGTTTGATTTAGAAAAATTAAGAAAACTTCTCAATTTATAA